A genomic region of Sander lucioperca isolate FBNREF2018 chromosome 6, SLUC_FBN_1.2, whole genome shotgun sequence contains the following coding sequences:
- the LOC116051390 gene encoding NLR family CARD domain-containing protein 3-like, whose amino-acid sequence MKTIQDTPIMFRDVFNSECDVPPRIRVVLTNGISGVGKSFAVQKFTLDWAEGLENQNVSLMIPLPFRELNLIKDEPYSLLTLIQLFHPTLQQIEPDKLSACQVMFIFDGLDESKILLDFKNNEVVSDVTQMTSINVLLTNIIQGNLLPTALVWITSRPETSGQIPPACIDRVTEVRGFVDAKKDEYFGRKVTDEEMASRIISHVKASRKLNIMCLIPVFCWITATVLEEMFTKDLKEVPPTTMTDMYSHFLLVQTKRKNDEEQETSPHKLTEADWEVILKLGRLAFEQLEKRNTMFCQEELERCGLDLSEASVYSIVCTTFLKKERVVFHKTAYCFVHLSVQEFLAALYVFHCYTNRNTEVLKDFLGKDWDNENSDGNDHDYPSLNDFLIRAMKKCLEVENGHMDMFARFLHGLCLESNRRSLGGLLGQTESSPEIIQKAINNLKEMKSDEMPPNKNINIFQCLMEMNDHSLHQEILEFLKSKSRSQKKLSEIHCSALVYMLQLSDEVLDEVDLHQYTTTLWGRERLIPAVTNCRKAVLSGCGITDINCEFVASALKSNPSHLRELDLTDNNLKQSVVTLLSAGLESPNCKLETLRMMGCNLSEISCASLALALKINPSSLRELELSNNKLQDSGVKLLCGFLESIHCRLETLRLRRCNLSKISCGSLASALKSNASHLRELDLDNNKLEDSGVKLLCDFLKNQHCRLDTLRLWHCSLSEISCASLASALRSNPSSLRELELSLNRLQDSGLKLLSALVESPRCRLETLRINGKIIRHVASSAEKHKKNDSSVKLDVKTILPEDYRKTPLSFSPERTTEGSYRFRCPGPGVFQCSLTGLVFVMAQEAELLYRTVQWDQSLLQPAGKKAAGPLFNIKCSEDAAVLQLHLPHCETKDALLVDGLLSVVHITNDGMSILKPLEITVTHAVVKVPHLAAFGLVWDFVKRFLNMTLPIEGQVLLVLRPHYAGHQVLEVLLLPDNVLLDEVEKKRRGAEYVTSFSKCYLGFGQSYSVHCEPDSFIIQPDSAPFHSKYGPNLHPTFEVFLTTNTEEVTLMVQDQERKVIWKRQVLLKGPRGEIPQRNIPALDGIPGDKKLHTSQIEFLDRVSEPVLDQLLDKLLELHVMNDAEMQSARTKAKAEKAVEVIDMVQRKGAEACSVLIAALREVDPGLSTVLNLS is encoded by the exons ATGAAGACCATCCAAGACACTCCAATCATGTTCCGCGACGTATTTAATTCCGAATGTGACGTACCGCCAAGGATCAGAGTCGTCCTGACGAACGGCATCTCTGGCGTTGGAAAGTCCTTCGCAGtgcagaagttcactctggattGGGCAGAGGGCTTGGAAAACCAAAATGTCAGTCTGATGATTCCGCTTCCATTCAGGGAGCTGAACTTGATCAAAGATGAGCCGTACAGTCTTCTCACGCTGATCCAGCTTTTCCATCCCACATTACAACAGATTGAACCAGACAAGCTTAGCGCCTGTCAAGTtatgttcatctttgacggcctGGATGAAAGCAAAATCTTACTGGATTTCAAGAACAATGAGGTTGtttctgatgtcacacagaTGACATCAATCAACGTGCTGTTGACTAACATCATCCAGGGAAATCTGCTTCCCACGGCTCTCGTCTGGATAACTTCCCGACCTGAAACATCAGGTCAGATCCCTCCTGCATGTATTGACAGGGTAACAGAAGTACGAGGCTTTGTTGATGCCAAGAAGGATGAGTACTTCGGGAGGAAAGTCACTGATGAAGAGATGGCCAGTAGAATCATCTCACATGTCAAGGCATCCAGGAAACTCAACATAATGTGTctgatcccagtcttctgctggataactgctacagttctggaagAAATGTTCACTAAAGACCTGAAAGAAGTGCCGCCCACGACCATGACTGACATGTACTCACACTTCTTGCTGGTTCAGACAAAGCGGAAGAATGATGAAGAACAGGAGACGAGCCCACACAAGTTGACGGAGGCGGACTGGGAAGTTATTTTGAAGCTGGGGAGGCTGGCGTTTGAACAGCTGGAGAAAAGAAACACCATGTTCTGCCAAGAAGAACTGGAACGGTGTGGTCTTGATTTGTCAGAGGCCTCTGTGTACTCAATAGTTTGTACAACGTTTCTCAAAAAAGAGCGTGTGGTCTTCCACAAAACCGCCTACTGCTTCGttcatctgagtgttcaggagtttctggctgcacTCTACGTGTTTCACTGTTATACCAACAGGAACACGGAGGTACTGAAGGACTTCTTGGGAAAAGACTGGGACAATGAAAACAGTGATGGCAATGATCATGATTACCCATCCCTGAATGACTTCCTGATAAGAGCAATGAAAAAATGCCTTGAAGTTGAAAATGGCCACATGGACATGTTTGCCCGCTTTCTCCACGGCCTCTGTCTGGAGTCCAACCGGAGATCCTTAGGAGGcctgctgggtcagacagaAAGCAGTCCAGAAATCATCCAGAAAGCCATCAACAACTTAAAGGAGATGAAAAGTGATGAGATGCCTCCtaacaaaaacatcaacatcTTCCAATGTCTGATGGAGATGAACGACCACTCGTTGCATCAAGAGATCCTAGAGTTCCTGAAGTCAAAGAGCAGATCACAGAAGAAACTCAGTGAGATCCACTGCTCAGCTCTGGTCTACATGCTGCAGCTGTCGGACGAGGTTCTGGATGAGGTGGACCTGCACCAGTACACCACAACACTTTGGGGACGAGagagactgattccagctgtgaCGAATTGCAGAAAGGCTGT ACTTTCTGGCTGTGGAATCACAGATATTAACTGTGAATTTGTGGCCTCtgctctgaagtccaacccctcccatctgagggAGCTGGACCTGACTGACAACAACCTGAAGCAATCAGTAGTAACGCTTCTGTCTGCTGGACTGGAGAGTCCCAACTGTAAACTGGAGACACTAAG AATGATGGGCTGCAatttgtcagagatcagctgtgcttctctggCCCTAGCTCTGAAGATCAACCCCTCCAGTTTGAGAGAGCTGGAGCTGAGTAACAACAAGCTGCAGGATTCtggagtgaagctgctgtgtggttttCTAGAGAGTAtacactgtagactggagactctgag aTTGAGGAGGTGCAATTTGTCAAAGATCAGCTGTGGTTCTCTGGCCTCGGCTCTGAAGTCCAAtgcctcccatctgagagagctggacctggaCAACAACAAGCTGGAggactcaggagtgaagctgctgtgtgaTTTTCTGAAGAATCAACACTGTAGACTGGAcactctgag atTGTGGCACTGcagtttgtcagagatcagctgtgcttctttggcctcagctctgaggtCCAACCCCTccagtctgagagagctggagctGAGTCTCAACAGGCTGCAGGATTCTGGGTTGAAGCTGCTGTCTGCTCTTGTGGAGAGTCCAcgctgtagactggagactctgag GATCAATGGCAAGATTATTAGACATGTGGCAAGTTCAGCtgagaaacacaaaaaaa ATGACTCCAGTGTCAAACTGGATGTGAAAACAATACTGCCCGAGGATTACAGAAAG ACTCCATTATCCTTCTCACCTGAACGCACAACTGAAGGTTCATACAG GTTCAGATGTCCTGGTCCAGGTGTGTTCCAGTGTAGTTTGACTGGACTGGTGTTTGTTATGGCTCAGGAGGCGGAGCTGCTGTACAGGACTGTCCAATGGGATCAGAGCCTCCTCCAACCAGCTGGCAAGAAGGCTGCAGGGCCGCTGTTCAACATCAAGTGTTCTGAGGACGCTGCTGTCCTTCAGCTCCACCTCCCACACTGTGAAACAAAGGATG CGCTGCTCGTTGATGGCCTGTTGTCTGTCGTCCACATCACCAATGACGGAATGAGCATCTTGAAGCCGCTGGAGATTACAGTAACTcatgctgtcgtaaaggtcccTCACCTCGCTGCCTTTGGCCTGGTCTGGGATTTCGTTAAAAGGTTTCTGAACATGACCCTGCCAATAGAGGGCCAAGTTCTGCTGGTCCTCCGACCACACTACGCAGGGCATCAAGTACTCGAAGTGTTGCTGCTGCCTGACAACGTCCTTCTAGATGAG GTTGAAAAGAAACGACGAGGTGCAGAGTACGTCACATCCTTTTCCAAATGTTACCTCGGCTTTGGTCAAAGTTACAGTGTCCACTGTGAACCTGACAGCTTCATAATACAGCCTGAT TCTGCACCCTTTCACTCAAAGTATGGACCAAATTTGCATCCGACGTTTGAAGTTTTCCTGACTACGAACACGGAGGAAGTGACTTTGATGGTTCAGGACCAGGAGAGGAAAGTAATCTGGAAACGTCAGGTGTTACTGAAAG GTCCAAGAGGTGAAATTCCACAGAGAAATATCCCAGCATT GGACGGCATCCCAGGTGACAAGAAGCTGCACACCAGTCAAATAGAGTTTCTTGACAGAGTGTCTGAACCTGTTCTAGACCAGCTTCTAGATAAACTTCTTGAGCTTCACGTGATGAATGATGCTGAAATGCAGTCAGCCAGAACAAAAGCCAAAGCAGAAAAAGCAGTAGAAGTGATCGACATGGTGCAAAGAAAGGGAGCTGAAGCCTGCTCCGTTCTGATCGCTGCTCTCCGTGAGGTGGATCCAGGCCTTTCCACAGTGCTGAACTTAAGCTGA